The stretch of DNA GTACTACTCAAATTCTGAAACATCTTGCCACCACCTTTTATCGAAACCATCTTGATGTTATCCTGAAATCTTTTGCCAGCTATTACCAAGTTTGAAGCTTGTTAGAATGTAACATCATTAGTCTTGACCTCTGATGACTTCTCATAACACACAAGCAATTCTGAAACTTCTAATACCCCTTCTTGTTgagttttctatatatatatgcaaaaacCAGAGTGTAAAGCATTAGAAACTAGTTCAGGTTGTGACTGATATTGATCCAATGATGCAAGTCGATGATCCTCCAAGACTGAATTCTCAACTTTCTGTGATTGGAGAACACCATTTGTTGCCAATTTTGAAGTTACTgattcttttgattcttttttgaGACTAGAATCAGTCATTGAAAAAGTTAAGCTCGATTATGTTTCACCAATCACTTCCTGATGCTGACATAATGTGTTCACTCTAACAGAGTCTTCATGCTGAATCAAATGCTTCTCTTCAGAGGAGTCCTTCTCCTTATGTGAACCTTCATTTAGATCTTCAACGTGCTTTTCCCCAAGTCGTACCTTACTCGCGCGTTTGTAAAACAGACCAAACGAGCTTGTTCCACGAAGATATCTGAGTACTTGCTTCAAACTCGCACCATGTGACTCCTTAGGTTCTTGCATATATTTGCTCAACACACCAACATTGTATGCAAGGTCTGGTCGTGTGTGAATCAAATAACGCAAGCATCCTATAACTTTGCGATACTTTTGCTCCTCAACAGCCATTTCATCATGTGACTTGGATAGCTTCAGATTCATGTCCATCGGTATATGAGTGGGATTACATTCACTCATTCCAGTCTCCTCAAGTATCCTGAGCGCATATCTTTCTTGTTTCATGATAATGCCCGTTTCAAGCTGCTTTACCTCGATGCCAAGATAAAAGGTAAGTAATCCAAGATCACTCATCTCGAATTGCTCAGCCATCCTCTTCTTGAAGTCAAAAATTGAAGACCGATCAGAGCCAGTGACCAGTAGATCGTCGACATACACCGCTACAACAAGAAgctcatctcttctcttcttgtaGTATAAAGATGGCTCCTTAGAGCACCTCTGAAAACCCATTCTTCTGAGAGTCATGTTTAGCTTAGCATTCCAAGCTCTGGGTGCTTGTTTTAAGCCGTAGAGAGCTTTGTTTAGCTTGTAAACTTTGCTCTCACTTCCCTTTACTACAAACCCTTCTGGCTGAGTAACGAACACCTCCTCCTTTAGGTCACCATACAAGAACGCTGTTTTTACATCCAAGTGATTTATCTCCCAACCATATGAAGCAGAGTGACCGATTATGAGTCTGATTGTTTCCATACGAGCCACATGTGCAAAGACTTTGTCATAGTCGATTCCATATTGTTGAACATACCCTTTAGCAACTAATCTCGCCTTGTACTTGTTTATGCTTCcatctaaatttttctttatcttGAACACCCATTTTAAAACAATAGGCTTAACTCCAGACGGCAGATCAACCAAGTTCcaggttttgttcttttcaatgGAGGCGAGTTCATCATCGCAAGCTTTTATCTAAACGTCCAACTCAGAGGCTTCTACGAAATCCCAGGGCTCGTCATTCAAAGACTGTAGAAGACGATCTAGCTCTTCATCTTGTGTAACATAGCTCGACAGATAACTTGGCTGCTTAGAAGGTCGTGTTGATCTTCTAACCATTGACTGTTGCGATTCTATGCTACCCTTTCCATTCAATTCACTGCCATCTACCTCCTTATCAAGTCCATGTTCTAACTCGCTTTCTTCTTCACCCTGGATCTCAttattgttctcttcttctccttgtgtTTGTCCTAACAAGTGAACTCCTCTGTTCCCAAACGCACCAATATTAACAGAAAAACCTGCAGAATTCCCTTGTTCCTCTGTTTCACTTCTCTTCCAATCCCATCCTCTGCTTTCATCGAAACGTACATCATGACTGACGATGATTCTCCGATTGGAAGGGTCGAGTAAATGGTAAGCTTTCGAGCCAGGCTCAGTTCCTAAGTGCACCAGAACTCTTGATCTGTCATCTAGTTTCTTTCTCCCCACAGACTCTGTTTTTGCGTACACAATGCACCTGAATGTTCTCAAGTGATCAAGGTTTGGCTTCAGTCCTTTCAGCATCTCATACGGAGTCTTATCAACCAAAGACCTAGTTGCAATTCTGTTAATCAAGTATGTGGAGTGTCTAACGGCTTCTCCCCACAGAAAGTTTGGCAGCTCCATATGTTTCAGGATGCTTCTTGTCATCCCCAAAAGTGTCCTATTTCTCCTTTCAACAACCCCATTCTGCTGAGGAGAGTATGGATCTGTCAACTGTCTCGTTAATCCATTTTTCTCACAGAAAGAATGAAGGTCTTGATTGCAAACTTTGTCTCTCGTTCAGCAAGTGTTTTAAAGCTTTTGAACTTTTCCAGtgcttcactcttctctttcgGTAGGACTGTCCACATATAACGAGTAAAATCGTCTATGATCACTAAAATATACCTTTTCTGAGCCGGTGTCGATGGTGTGATAGGCCCACAAAGGTCACCGTGTATCAGTTCTAGAGGCTGAGCAGCTCTGTACAAGGTCGCTCTTGGAAAAGGGTCCCTTGTTTGTTTTCCAAGCAAGCACGACATACAAGTTTGTCTCTCCACTTTGATGTTTGGTAAGCCGGTTACCAAGTCTCGACTCATCATCAGCTTCATTGTGTCTGCATCGATATGGCCTAGTCGTGCGTGCCATGTAGATGACTCACCTGCAGTGACCAACTGTAAACAATTGATGCCTTCAACCTCCACCACAACTTTGTAGAGACGGTTCTTGGATCTTGTTGTTCTCACAATCATCTTACCAGCACGATCAAAGAGCATTAACTTGTTCCCCAGCATTCGCACCTCACATCCAGCCTCAGTGGCTTAGCCTAGACTAACGATATTACTCTTCAAGTCTGGTATAAAGTAAACATTATGCAAGGCTTTCTTCTCGCCGTTCTCAAGCAGAAACCTGATGGATCCTTTTCCTTTGATGTCAACACGCGAGTCGTCTCCAAATCGAACCTTTCCCGTAACGTCCTCATTGAGTTCATAAAAGAAGTTTCAATTTCCACTCATGTGGTTACTAGCTCCGTTGTCTAGATACCATATGTCATTGGTATCCATACTTGACTCAAAAATACTTGGTTTTACCTTGTCTTCCTGAAGGTATACGACTTCATGCATCATTAGCTCATCAGCTATGTGAGTATCCTCCTCCTTTTTCTCGACAGCCTCTTGCAGCTTAAGTAGTCTATCTAGACAGTCAGGGGCATAATGGCCTTGCTTATCACATCGAAAGCAGGTAATATGAGACAAGTCTTGTTCCTTATCCTTCGGTTGAAAGCCAAATCTTCCACGTCCTCTACCTCTGGAAGAACGACCTCCTCGTCCCCTTCCTCTGTAGTTACCGAATGAGTTTGTATTGGCAAACATGAGTTTGCCTTGGTCATCTTCGTGATCTACCTCTTTTTCTCCGATTCCCTCCTCATAAGCTTTCAAACGACCTACGATGTTCTCGAAGCTCGTTTTATTCAGATCAAGTACTTGCTTGAGAGAAGCAACTATGTGAATAAACTTCTTTCGAGGAAGACTTGACATGAACTTCTTGACTATCATAGGTTCTGGCAATTCTTTTCCCAAAGCAGCCGATTTAGTTGAAATTGCTGAAAGCTTTTCCACAAACTCATCAATCTTTTCAGTGCCTTTCATTCTCAACCTATCAAATTCAGCCATTAGTGTCTGCAGTCTTGCCTCCTTAACCATATCTACTCCTATGTGTCTTGATCTTATGGCTTCCCATATTTCTCGAGCAGACTCTAGAACACCAACCTGAAGGGTGAGGGATTCAGGAATCGATTGCACAATGAGAGCAATCGCCAAGTCATTCTTTGTCTCATCAATATTTCCCTTCTCGATCACGTCCCAAGCTTTGTGAACCCTGAGTAAGATTTTCATCTTCATGGACCACACAGTGTTATTACTCGGGTTCAACATGGGACACTTGATAGAGGAAGATCCTCCTTCagtcgatgatgatgatccggTTTCATCATCTTTTCTTGTCGCCAagatttttccttcttctccttccatcAAAGTCTTAACGTCTTCTCCAGCCATTGAatcaagctctgataccacgtGTAGAAATCAAGAACAGAGCACATGTACTtaataagaataactctcttattaatCTCAAGGAAAATTACTCAAAACCTTAAGCCTCTTAATCTCACAAGTTGTGCCACAAGCTAGCACATCCTTATATAGAGGAAAACTCAAAACACCAAAACCCAATTGGATAActctaaacatatattttagattCTCCTAAAACATAATTGACCTTATCACAAAGTATATTTAGATCCTCCTAAATATACTAGGCCTTATCCCTTTTATTGCAAGCTTACATCAACAAAGTTGCTATTGATACACATTCATTGGAAACAGACGAAACAAATGTTTCTTGAATGGCTTTCTTCTCCTGACGCGAGTCTTCGTCACTGTGAATCATATCAGCCACCACAAATTCTGGTTCAACACTCCTGTCAGCCTCTAGATCGTCTCTTTGCTTCTTGATGAACTTTTGTATCTTACTTTCGTTCTCAAGCATCATCCTCATTTTTTTAGGATCGTCTCTTTTTCCAAAACATCTTTCAAGTCTTCCCAACTTTGGAAAGGCATAAACGAATGTCGCCATTGAAAATGAGCATCTGCTTCACCTTCGAGAAGACTATGTGCAAGATTCAGTTTCTCATCCGTCATGAAATTCTCTTAAACAAAGAAATCCTCCAGCCAAGAAATCCATTGTCGTAGTTCATCGGCAACACCATCGAAGATGGGAAATCCCTCAAGACACATTGCAATCAAAATCCCCATTTTGACAAAACCTAATTCTTCACTCGCGTTGACCCTCCGATTACAGTTTCACCGCACCAATTGATAAGAATGAAACtaagaaatcttctctcttatctcttcctAATCCACAATAcaatctcaaaccctaattgATAAGCTTTGAGTTACAGTTCTCCAATCTCATCACCTAAGAATAGAGCACATAAACTCTAATTCCTCTTTTCACATCAATGATCACGCAGGATAATGTTCACAATCTTACTCTAATTCTATTTATACACTAAATTCTTCTCTTTAGCTTCTATCACGTGCCTCTTTTTCTCCCACATTGCTCTCTTATCAATACTCCCCCGTTTCAAAACAGCTTGTCTTCAAGCTGTGAAGTAGCAGTGAAGATAGAAACAAATGAATACAATCGATGTTGCCATGGTAGAGCTACTGCACACACATTAGTTCTCTTCACCATAGCGTAGTTGCAGGTTTTGAGATTGTCTTCtgcagtttcttctttctccaacgATGCCATACTGAAAAGTAGTCGATCTTGTCTATAGTTGCAGTAGAACATGAGCCATGTAAAACATCACTACAAGGAAACTAAACCAGAAAACTAACAATCATATACTTGATGCCACTCTTGTAAAGACATACAGGCCAATTCCCTTTGTCATGTTCAATCACCGTTTGCGGAGAATCCACCAAACTGTTTTGAAATTGCAAATCAAGTAATCTCATATGATGCAATTGTTGCAGATTCTTGTATCTCTTCCAACTTACTATTTTACTCCAAGTGTGTGAGTAATCATGATCGTGTTGTCTCCTAAGCCGTACCCTCTTTGGCTTGTATTTGAACATCCATGATTTCAaatttctccttctcttctttgttttcaatcttTCTGTCTGTGTAGACAATGGCCTGGACATTTGGTATGGAGAACAATATGTTGTGGTACTACTCAAATTCTGAAACATCTTACCACCACCTTTTATCGAAACCATCTTGATGTTATCCTGAAATCCTTTGCCAGCTATTACCAAGTTTGAAGCTTGTTTGAATGTAACATCATTAGTGTTGACCTCTGACGACTTCTCATAACACACAAGCAATTCTGAAACTTCTAATACCCCTTCTTGTTGAGTTTTCAATATATCTATGCAAAAACCAGAGTGTAAAGCATTAGAAACTAGTTCAGGTTGTGACTTATATTGATCCAATGATGCAAGTCGATGATCCTCTAAGACTGAATTCTCAACTTTCTGTGATTGGAGAACACCATTTGTTGCCAATTTTGAAGTTACTgattcttttgattcttttttgtaACTAGAATCAGTCATTGAAAAGGTTAAGCACGATTATGTTTCACCAACCACTTCCTGATGCTGACATAATGTGTTCACTCTAACAGAGTCTTCATGCTGAATCAAATGCTTCTCTTCAGAGGAGTCCTTCTCCTTATGTGAACCTTCATTTAGATCTTCAAAGATTGGATTCTCAACGTGCTTTTCCCCAAGTTTCCCATTTGCCACAATCGAATCCATTCCAGAAAATCCTAACTGATCAACTCTACGGCTAGGTTCCAAGTCAAAGATCAATACCTGATGTTGCGGGTTGAATTGATTTTGGACCAACGATTCTTTGTGAAAAATTGCTTCTTCATTGTGAATCGTAACTTTTTCTGCAGCAGAAGTTGCTGTTGATACACATCAttggaaacagaggaaacaaatgTTTCTTGATTGGCTTTCTTCTCCTGACGCGAGTCTTCGTCACTGTGAATCATATCAGCCACCACAAATTCTGGTTCAACACTCCTGTCAGCCTCTAGATCGTCTCTTTGCTTCTTGATGAACTGTTGTATCTTACGTTTGTTCTCAGGCATCATCCTCACTTTTTTAGGATCACCTCTTTTTTCAAAACCCAGTACCAAAACATTTTTCAAGTCTTCCCAGCTTTGGAAAGGAATAAACGATTGTCGCCATTGAACATGAGCGTCTGTTTCACCTTCGAGAAGACTATGTGCAAGATTCAGTTTCTCATCCGTCGTGAAATTCTCTTGAACAAAAAAATCCTCCAGCCATGAAATCCATTGTCGTAGTTCATCGGCAACACCATCGAAGATGGGAAATCCCTCAAGACACATTGCAATCAAAATCCCCAATTTCACAAAACCTAATTCTTCACTCGCGTGGATCACAGTTTCACCGCACCAATTGATAAGAATGAAACTAAGAcatcttctctcttatctcttctcaatcCACAATAcaatctcaaaccctaattgataagcttggagttacagttctccaATCTCATCACCTAAGAACAGAGCACATAAACTCTAATTTCTCTTTTCACATTAATGATCACGCAGGATAATGTTCACAATCTTACTCTTATTCTATTTATACtctaaattcttctttttagcTCCTATTGTTAGGGAAAAGGATATGTTCCATATCTTATTGTGTATATCTTTAGTCAATATTCTCTACTTGTGCATCAAGTCtattgtatctatatatactctttacaTATCAATAAGAAACACAACACTTTCTCAGAGaatttacatggtatcagagccaagttagaaaaccctaaaatctaaatttttttctttcctccgccgtttcttcttttcaaagGAAACAAGTTTTTTCTACTTATTTTCTCTACTTATCTGATGGCTACAGACTCAGCCctttctactactactactaaggAATTGATTACCTCTTCTCCTTACCATCTATCTTCTAATGATCAGCCACACCATGTCCTTACCCCGTTTCTTCTTAATGGCGAAAATTATGAGAAGTGGGCTAAGATCGCACGCAACAATCTCGCAGCAAAGCATAAACTTGGGCTTGTCGATGGTTCTCTTCTCAAACCTGCAACTGATTCTCCCGATTACCAACGGTGGGTTCAAGTCAACTCGATGTTATGCGGCTGGCTCTATGCAAGCTTAGATCCTCAAGTCCAAAAGGTTATCTTGTTTGTTGACAATGCAAAAGTTCTTTGGGACAACTTGCGTGTTCGTTACTATATTGGGAACGCTTCTCGTGTTCACCAAATCAAATCCTCTATTGCTAGATGTGCTCAAGACGGTCAGTCTGTTGCTGACTATTTCGGTCAACTCAAGGTGATGTGGGATGATCTTGATGATTTTGAACCATTCATTGACTGTTGTTGCAACTCTCCGTCCTGTCCTCAACGTCTCAAGCAGCAAGCACGTCGAGATCTTGAGCGTATACGCCAATTTCTCATGGGTCTCGATGCTTCTCGGTTTGGTACTACACGTACCAACATCCTTAGCCGTCTCAACTGCGAAACTGACATGACACTTGATCATGTTTACTCTGAAGTCATTGCTGAAGAACGTCATCTGATTGTTGCTCGATCTAAAGAAGAACGTATTGATGCCGTTGGCTTTGCTGTGAAAGCTGGTGTCAATGCTATTGCCTCCGCTACACGTCTTCCTCAAGGACTATGTACTCACTGTGGCCGTACCAATCACACGGTTGATACGTGTTTTGAACTTCATGGCTTGCCCGAGTGGTGGATAGAGAAACATGGTGATACTCGAGGAGGATCCTGATCAGACTCTACTCGCGGTCGCGGCCGTGGCTCTTACCGAGGACGAGGTCGTGGGCGTTCCTCGTCTACTTCCTACCGTGCTAACAATGCTCAAGCTTTCTCCGAAGATGATCTCCCTCACTTACCTGGTGTCAGTAAGGCCACATGGTCTGCCATTGTGAACTTGTTAAAACCTGACCAAACTTCTGGTTCCGATAAGCTCTCCGGTAAGCATTCTTGTGTTGAGTTTCTACTTGACTCTGGAGCGTCTCATCATATGACAGGTGATGATGATCTTCTTGTGGATACGCATGACATCCCTTGAAGTATCGTTGTCCTTCCCAATGGAAAACATACTTTTGCTACTAAAGAAGGGACGATGATTCTTGGAGATCATGTTAAATTGAATCGTGTTCTTTATGTTCCTGATCTCTCTACAACCCTCATCTCTCTTGCTAGACTTTGTCGTGAGTTGTCTTGCTACGCTTTATTTACTGATACATTGTGTGTTATACAGGACCGCACTTCGAAGATGCTGATTGGCGCAGGTGAAGAGAGAGATGGGGTTTATCACTTTCGTGGAGCGGTTTCAGCACGCGTCAATAATGTCAAGAAATCCTCAAGAACTATTTGGCATGAACGTTTGGGGCATCCTTCTACGAAGATTCTATCTAGTTTTTTATCTACTTTACCGGATTCTACACACCATAGTAGTGATAATAATGATTTTTGCGAAGTTTGTATTCAAGCTAAACAAACACGGTTGGGTTTTCCCGAAAGTACGAATAAAGCTGAtacatgtttttctttgattcatTGTGATATCTGGGGACCATACAAAACTGCTTCTATGTGTGGAGCACactattttctttctattgtgGATGACTATTCCTGGGCTGTGTGGACCTATCTTCTTCTTGCCAAAAGCGAAGTTGCTACTCATCTCAAACAATTTGTGGCCATGGGTCATCAACAATTTGGGAAAAAGATCAAAATAATTTGTAGTGACAATGGGAGTGAGTTTCTTGGTCTTCGTCATTTCTTTAGAGACCATGGCATTCTTCATCAAACTTCTTGCGTTtatactccacaacaaaatgggagAGTTGAGCGTAAACATCGTCATATTCTCAACATGGCGCGTTCTTTGCTCTTTCAAGCCGACTTACCAGTTCAATTTTGGGGCGAGAGTGTTCTCACTGCTGCGTATTTGATTAATCGCACACCCATTCCTCTTCTACAAGGCAAAACTCCGCATGAGCTTTTGCACTCTACTCCTCCGAATTTTGCACAACTTCGTGTCTTTGGTTGTTTGTGCTTTGCCAAACGTCATTCTTCTAGTCGTGATAAGTTTCAAGAACGTGGCCGGAAATGTATTTTTCTCGGCTATCCTCCTAATCAAAAAGGGTGGCGGGTTTATGACATGGAAACCGAAGACATTTTTGTTTCTCGTGATGTTCTCTTTAACGAAGATGTCTTTCCATACTGTTCCTCTACCGTCTTCGATCCGCCAATTGTATCTCCGGCTTTGTCACTGCCACTTATCTCCGCTAATGATTCAGTTGATGAAATTGCACCTCTGCCTCTCGAATCCAGGGGGAGTCTTCCTACTCCTTTTACTACTACGGTTCTTGATTCTACATCTACTACAGTGGTTGACTCTTCTCCGGCTCCCGTTACTACGGCTGTCACACCTTCTGATTTCGCTGCTGTTTCTGATGAGAACTCTGATGACTTTGATGTTGGTACTGAACCACTAGGTCGTGGTCATCGCACAAAGTTTCTGTCTACTCGCCTTAAACCTTATGTTGCCTATTCTGCACGTCACGCTGAAACCCTCATCTCTCTCAAGCCTTCGTCTGATCCAGCATCTTCAGGTACCTGTTTCTATCCTATAGCACACTATGTTTCTTGTGAAAATTTTAGCTCTGCCCATCAAAAGTTTCTTGCAGCCGTAACAATGGTCGACGAACCGGTTACTTATAAGCAAGCAGTTCAAATATTGGAATGGTGTGATGCTATGCGCAAGGAGATCGACGCATTAGAACTTAACGAGACCTGGACGCTTGAACGTCTTCCACCGGGTGTCAAAGCTCTCGGTTCTAAATGGGTGTATCGGCTTAAGTTTAATTCGGATGGTACACTTGAACGGTATAAGGCTCGATTAGTAGGTCTTGGTAATCACCAAAAAGAGGGTGTTGATTTCTCGGAGACCTTTGCTCCGGTTGCGAAACTTCAAACTGTCCGGACCTTACTTGGTGTTGCTTCGGTTAAGAATTAGGAACtccatcagatggatgttcacAACGCGTTCTTAGATGGTGACCTTGACGAGGATATCTACATGAAACCACCTCCCGGTTTTCTTCCCGCTGATCCATCTCTTGTGTGCAAGCTTAAAAAGTCCATTTATGGTCTACGGCAAGCTCCTCGCTGCTGGTTTTCAAAGTTGTCTACTGCTCTCCTTGACTACGGCTTTGTTCGATCTCACAAAGATAATTCTCTGTTTACCTATCGGCGTGGTGGTGTTGTTCTTCATGTTcttgtctatgttgatgacttgATCATTTGTGGTGCTGATTCTGCAGTTCTCAAATCGTTTAAAGCTTATTTATCTCGTTGTTTCAAGATGAAGGATCTTGTTCTGTTGACATATTTTCTTGGAATTGAAGTTGCTCGTGGACCTGATGGTATTTTTCTCTCACAACGGAAATATTGTCATGATATAATCGACGAGTGTGGTTTGTCTGGTTCGTGTCCGGCTGATACTCCTATGGAGCAAAATCATATGTTGTTGGACTCTACGAATGCACCGTACTCGGACCCGGGTCAATATCGACGCCTTGTTGGGCGTCTTGTTTATCTCACCCACACCCGTCCTGAGTTAAGTTATGTTGTCAATATTCTTGCACAGTTTATGAAGACACCTCTTCTGGATCATTGGGATGCTGCTCAGCGTTTGGTTCGTTACTTGAAATCTTCACCTGGTCAGGGTGTTGTTCTTTCTTCCACGGCTCCTCTTCAAGTGAATGCTTATTGTGATTCTGATTTCAACAAGTGTCCTTCATCTCGACGGTCTCTTACGGGTTATATGGTTATGCTTGGCAATTATCCTCTTCAatggaagacaaagaagcaaagTCGTGTCTCTCTTTCATCggctgaagcagagtatcgCGCTATGGCTATGACCTGTACGGAGCTCTTGTGGCTTAAAGAAGTTTTGCAGTTCCTTGGTGTCGATCATACTCAGCCGATGCGTTTATTCAGTGATAGTCAAGCTGCCCTTCAAATAGCAGCCAATTCTGTTTTTCATGAACGTACGAAGCATATTGAGAGTGATTGTCATTTTATTCGTGATGAAATCACTTCCGGTACTATAACTACTACTCACATTCCTACTAAAGAACAACCGGCTGACATCTTTACTAAAGCTCTTGGTTGTGATCAATTCAAGTATCTACGGTCCAAGTTGGGCGTTCTCGACTTACACGCTCCACCTTGAGGGGGAGTGTTAAGGAAAAGGATATGTTCCATATCTTATTGTGTATATCTTTAGTCACCTAAGATATGGAACATAAGGCATGCTCCACCTATCACGTGCCTCTATTTCTCGCACATTGCTCTCTTATCATTTTATCTGTTATCTATATATCTACTATCTAGTATGATTATCATAGAATATCTTCACACATAATATTTTATGCCAGTTAATATAAGTCAAAACTTAGAACTGATAGGATCTTTTAAATTTTGGACCGCTAAAAGGAATGTTGTTAAACCTTGCTTCTCGCCCAAACACAATTATAACCAGATTCGAAGCTCAATAGGATCAGTGTTGTTCCCACAAGCCATTCCGAAAATCTCCTTTATCACTTGgcttatatataactaaaacagTTCATCGGttcaaaatgaaaatacaaTTCTGTTTAACTAATATCTTGTGGGTATTGTCGGATCGTAGCAAACACGGAAATCCACTCAAGAATTTAATCAACGGAAACGAAGTTTCAAGTTATATACTATTGTCTattgactttattttatattgtttcctTACTTCATATAAGacaataatatatgtatattaatcaaaatgATGTTCTGACTTTTTctttatcctactatattaattgggaagtaaaaatatgaaactaatcttaaaatgtgtaaaaaattacattcaatttccatttaaaaaaaacttaattaagattaattaattaaataaataaatataattaattaaaaacgaaaattaggggcacataaaataaaataaattgtagaaaagtaaaaaaaaaaatctattataatcaaaactaattcatacttaaaaaaaaattaacagctaagattttaaaaatctaatcaaataaaatctatataactacaaattatatcaaaaatctTTTC from Camelina sativa cultivar DH55 chromosome 9, Cs, whole genome shotgun sequence encodes:
- the LOC104715053 gene encoding uncharacterized protein LOC104715053 is translated as MRMMLENESKIQKFIKKQRDDLEADRSVEPEFVVADMIHSDEDSRQEKKAIQETFVSSVSNECVSIATLLIVIQLGFGVLSFPLYKDVLACGTTCEIKRLKVLKLDSMAGEDVKTLMEGEEGKILATRKDDETGSSSSTEGGSSSIKCPMLNPSNNTVWSMKMKILLRVHKAWDVIEKGNIDETKNDLAIALIVQSIPESLTLQVGVLESAREIWEAIRSRHIGVDMVKEARLQTLMAEFDRLRMKGTEKIDEFVEKLSAISTKSAALGKELPEPMIVKKFMSSLPRKKFIHIVASLKQVLDLNKTSFENIVGRLKAYEEGIGEKEVDHEDDQGKLMFANTNSFGNYRGRGRGGRSSRGRGRGRFGFQPKDKEQDLSHITCFRCDKQGHYAPDCLDRLLKLQEAVEKKEEDTHIADELMMHEVVYLQEDKDVTGKVRFGDDSRVDIKGKGSIRFLLENGEKKALHNVYFIPDLKSNIMIVRTTRSKNRLYKVVVEVEGINCLQLVTAGESSTWHARLGHIDADTMKLMMSRDLLTDPYSPQQNGVVERRNRTLLGMTRSILKHMELPNFLWGEAVRHSTYLINRIATRSLVDKTPYEMLKGLKPNLDHLRTFRCIVYAKTESVGRKKLDDRSRVLVHLGTEPGSKAYHLLDPSNRRIIVSHDVRFDESRGWDWKRSETEEQGNSAGFSVNIGAFGNRGVHLLGQTQGEEENNNEIQGEEESELEHGLDKEVDGSELNGKGSIESQQSMIKACDDELASIEKNKTWNLVDLPSGVKPIVLKWVFKIKKNLDGSINKYKARLVAKGYVQQYGIDYDKVFAHVARMETIRLIIGHSASYGWEINHLDVKTAFLYGDLKEEVFVTQPEGFVVKGSESKVYKLNKALYGLKQAPRAWNAKLNMTLRRMGFQRCSKEPSLYYKKRRDELLVVAVYVDDLLVTGSDRSSIFDFKKRMAEQFEMSDLGLLTFYLGIEVKQLETGIIMKQERYALRILEETGMSECNPTHIPMDMNLKLSKSHDEMAVEEQKYRKVIGCLRYLIHTRPDLAYNVGVLSKYMQEPKESHGASLKQVLRYLRGTSSFGLFYKRASKVRLGEKHVEDLNEGSHKEKDSSEEKHLIQHEDSVRVNTLCQHQEVIGET